From the Acidilutibacter cellobiosedens genome, one window contains:
- a CDS encoding PrsW family intramembrane metalloprotease, with translation MSIRLFVIAIIPAFVIIFGIYLSDRYDREPLKILMATYLLGAFSVIPSIIVEEMLNFINIFPGILSNLFTAFIIAGFTEEYFKRLVVLKLPYKTKYFDEKLDGIVYAVFSAMGFATVENIIYVAYRFTNNHYIGLYRGIFSVPAHGVFGITMGYYLSLAKFSDDERIKRKNMRRSLYMPMIFHGIFDFILMADIPQVTLIFVPYVVYLWWLNERKLSRYLFDSRSKIIGIKREK, from the coding sequence TTGAGCATAAGACTTTTTGTAATAGCGATTATTCCTGCGTTTGTTATAATATTTGGGATATATTTAAGTGACAGATACGACAGAGAACCTTTAAAAATATTGATGGCAACTTATTTACTGGGGGCCTTTTCCGTTATTCCTTCCATTATAGTAGAAGAAATGCTGAATTTCATAAATATTTTTCCCGGTATATTAAGCAATCTTTTTACTGCATTTATAATAGCGGGATTTACCGAAGAATACTTTAAAAGACTTGTAGTGCTGAAACTTCCTTACAAGACTAAATATTTTGATGAAAAATTAGACGGAATAGTATATGCGGTATTTTCTGCCATGGGATTTGCTACAGTTGAAAATATTATATATGTGGCATATAGATTTACCAATAATCATTATATAGGTTTATACAGAGGAATTTTTTCAGTTCCTGCTCATGGTGTATTTGGAATCACTATGGGGTACTATCTTTCCTTAGCGAAATTTAGCGATGATGAAAGAATCAAGAGGAAGAACATGAGAAGATCACTTTATATGCCTATGATTTTTCATGGAATATTTGATTTTATTCTTATGGCAGATATACCTCAAGTCACTTTAATATTTGTTCCCTATGTAGTATATTTATGGTGGTTAAACGAGAGAAAATTGAGCAGATATCTTTTTGACTCAAGATCCAA
- a CDS encoding basic amino acid/polyamine antiporter — MSSSQDSQQKNIGNKQLNLGRLIAIIVGSTIGSGIFSLSGDFAAKGASQGAVLIAWAICGVGMISLSLSFQELALRKPELTGGIYTYAEKGFGGYVGFNSAWGYWVSALLCNVSYATLLFAAIGYFFPVFGEGNNLISIVCASAFIWFINYLCLRGTKEAATVNIVVTFSKILPIFIFILAVIFVRAFDFGIFKQNFWGDGSMPVIEQIKATMVTTVWSFIGIEGAVAISGRAKKSSDIGKATVGGFLGIFIIYVLISVLSMGIMPRAELAELGNPSLAFIFEKAVGTWGAVLINLGVIISLVGATLGWTIIASEMPYVLGVNGKFDKVFAKENKKNAPANALFLTNGVIEMFLIITFFNASTYQIFYALSTSMILVPYLLSALYLLKICITGEAFEKSKSKNHAGVTIVALIATIYAVWLIYAGGMDYLLITSVLYAPGTIVYYRNRKKRNQIPFENNYEKVICGILVILAVISLVLIGKGTIKPF, encoded by the coding sequence ATGTCATCATCTCAAGATTCTCAACAAAAAAATATTGGTAACAAGCAACTAAATTTGGGACGGCTCATTGCTATAATTGTGGGATCTACAATTGGATCCGGAATATTCAGCTTGTCCGGAGATTTTGCCGCAAAAGGGGCAAGCCAAGGGGCAGTGTTAATTGCATGGGCTATTTGTGGAGTCGGAATGATATCGTTATCATTATCTTTTCAAGAATTGGCTTTAAGAAAACCGGAACTAACAGGCGGAATTTATACTTATGCGGAAAAAGGCTTTGGAGGTTATGTAGGTTTTAATTCTGCTTGGGGATATTGGGTCAGTGCCTTATTGTGTAATGTATCCTACGCAACTTTATTGTTTGCAGCAATAGGATATTTCTTCCCTGTATTCGGAGAAGGCAATAATTTAATATCTATTGTTTGCGCTTCAGCTTTTATATGGTTTATTAATTATCTTTGTTTAAGGGGAACAAAGGAAGCGGCTACTGTAAATATAGTGGTAACCTTCTCAAAGATTTTACCTATATTTATATTTATTCTTGCTGTAATATTTGTAAGGGCTTTTGATTTTGGAATATTCAAACAGAACTTCTGGGGAGACGGCTCTATGCCTGTCATAGAGCAAATAAAAGCGACTATGGTAACTACTGTATGGTCGTTTATAGGTATTGAAGGAGCAGTTGCAATTTCAGGGAGAGCTAAAAAGTCAAGTGATATAGGGAAAGCAACTGTAGGAGGATTTTTAGGAATATTTATTATTTATGTATTGATTTCAGTATTGAGCATGGGTATTATGCCAAGAGCTGAGTTGGCGGAATTAGGAAATCCTTCTCTTGCATTTATTTTTGAGAAAGCAGTAGGAACATGGGGAGCTGTTCTCATTAATTTGGGAGTTATAATTTCTTTAGTAGGAGCAACCTTAGGATGGACTATAATTGCTTCTGAAATGCCTTATGTATTAGGTGTCAATGGGAAGTTCGACAAAGTTTTTGCAAAGGAAAATAAAAAGAATGCTCCTGCAAATGCATTATTCTTAACAAACGGCGTTATAGAAATGTTCCTGATAATTACTTTCTTTAATGCAAGCACCTATCAGATATTCTATGCATTATCCACAAGTATGATTTTAGTCCCTTATCTTTTAAGCGCTCTTTATTTGTTAAAGATATGCATAACAGGGGAGGCGTTTGAAAAATCCAAATCAAAGAATCATGCAGGAGTCACTATAGTAGCCTTAATAGCAACGATATATGCAGTTTGGCTTATTTATGCCGGAGGAATGGATTACCTGTTAATAACTTCTGTACTTTATGCTCCTGGAACAATAGTATATTATAGAAATAGAAAGAAGAGAAATCAAATACCATTTGAAAATAATTATGAAAAAGTTATATGCGGAATATTAGTGATATTAGCAGTTATATCATTAGTATTAATAGGTAAAGGAACGATAAAACCATTCTAA
- the ptsP gene encoding phosphoenolpyruvate--protein phosphotransferase, with protein MKGIGTSTGISIGKAFLKIEPEIKIVKKHVDDPEKEILRLDNAIEESVKDIDDLYNHTLNTVGKEEADIFSAHLMILKDPEFIGQVKKEINNSSVNAEWAINKSVEDYSNLFATMEDEYIKERILDLKDVSKRLLFKLLNIKSVDLSELKEECIIVCVDLTPSDTAQMRRDKVLGFVTEQGGRTSHTAIMARTLEIPAVAGVSDITKKVKDGDTLIIDGEKGVVILNPTEKEIAEYKEKKKSYEEFVLKLKEMKGKPTLSKDGIKVEIAGNIGTPKDIDKVIENDGEGVGLYRTEFLYMDNDKLPTEDEQFKAYKVVAEKLQGKPLVIRTLDVGGDKEIPYLNLPKEMNPFLGYRAIRLCLDRKDIFKTQLRAILRASIYGNVKIMFPMVSNIAELREAKKILEEVKKELESKNIPFAKDIEVGIMVEIPSTAIQSDIFAKEVDFFSIGTNDLIQYTLAVDRGNQNISYLYSQYHPAVLRLINMTIKNGHKAGIWVGMCGEAAGDAKLIPLLLGMGLDEFSMSSSSILKARWTISKTSKKESEELVNKALNLSTIQDVEDLLNKINVE; from the coding sequence ATGAAGGGAATAGGTACTTCAACCGGTATTTCTATAGGAAAAGCGTTTTTGAAGATAGAGCCGGAAATAAAAATTGTTAAGAAACATGTGGATGATCCGGAAAAAGAAATTCTAAGACTGGATAATGCTATAGAAGAAAGCGTTAAAGACATTGATGATTTGTATAATCATACTCTTAATACTGTTGGAAAAGAGGAAGCGGATATATTTAGTGCTCATTTAATGATTTTGAAAGACCCTGAATTTATTGGACAGGTTAAGAAAGAAATTAATAATAGTAGTGTTAATGCGGAATGGGCAATAAATAAGAGTGTGGAAGATTATTCTAACTTATTTGCAACTATGGAAGATGAATATATAAAGGAAAGAATATTAGACTTAAAAGACGTTTCAAAGAGATTGCTTTTTAAACTTCTTAATATTAAAAGTGTAGATTTATCCGAACTTAAAGAAGAATGTATAATAGTATGTGTAGATTTGACTCCTTCGGATACGGCACAGATGAGAAGAGATAAAGTATTAGGGTTTGTGACTGAACAGGGAGGCAGAACTTCTCATACGGCTATTATGGCAAGGACTCTTGAAATACCGGCTGTGGCCGGAGTTTCGGATATTACTAAAAAGGTTAAAGATGGCGATACGCTGATTATTGACGGCGAGAAGGGCGTTGTCATACTTAATCCTACTGAGAAAGAAATAGCAGAATACAAGGAAAAGAAAAAATCTTATGAAGAATTTGTTTTAAAACTGAAAGAAATGAAAGGAAAACCAACCTTATCAAAGGACGGAATAAAGGTTGAAATTGCAGGGAATATTGGGACGCCAAAGGACATAGATAAGGTTATAGAAAATGATGGTGAAGGAGTAGGATTATACAGAACTGAATTCCTTTATATGGATAACGATAAACTTCCAACAGAAGATGAACAATTTAAGGCATATAAAGTAGTTGCAGAAAAACTTCAAGGGAAACCTTTGGTTATTCGTACTTTAGATGTAGGGGGAGATAAGGAAATTCCATATTTAAATCTTCCAAAAGAAATGAATCCATTTTTAGGATATAGAGCTATAAGACTGTGCCTGGATAGAAAAGATATATTTAAAACTCAACTTAGAGCAATATTGAGAGCAAGTATTTATGGAAATGTAAAGATAATGTTTCCTATGGTATCTAACATAGCGGAATTGAGAGAAGCAAAAAAAATTCTTGAAGAAGTAAAAAAAGAGCTGGAGTCAAAAAATATTCCCTTTGCAAAGGATATAGAAGTAGGTATAATGGTAGAAATTCCATCTACGGCAATACAGTCTGATATCTTTGCAAAAGAAGTAGACTTCTTTAGTATAGGGACAAATGATTTGATACAGTATACTTTAGCGGTAGATAGAGGAAATCAAAATATTTCTTATCTATATAGTCAATATCATCCGGCAGTTCTCAGACTTATAAACATGACCATTAAAAATGGACACAAAGCAGGAATATGGGTAGGAATGTGCGGAGAAGCTGCAGGAGATGCTAAACTTATTCCTTTGCTGTTAGGAATGGGGCTTGACGAGTTTAGTATGAGTTCTTCATCTATACTAAAGGCAAGATGGACAATAAGCAAGACTTCCAAGAAGGAATCGGAAGAATTAGTTAATAAGGCATTAAATTTGAGTACTATTCAAGATGTAGAAGATCTTTTAAATAAGATAAATGTGGAATAA
- a CDS encoding HPr family phosphocarrier protein translates to MYIEKATLLNETGLHARPASLFVKEASKFESDVKVMLDGKEFNAKSIMGVLSMGATKGDTLEIKAEGKDEKEAVKSLVDLIKTKFNE, encoded by the coding sequence ATGTATATTGAAAAAGCAACTTTGTTGAATGAAACAGGACTTCATGCAAGGCCTGCGAGTTTATTTGTAAAGGAAGCTTCAAAATTTGAATCTGATGTTAAAGTTATGCTGGATGGAAAGGAATTTAATGCAAAGAGTATAATGGGAGTGCTAAGCATGGGAGCAACAAAAGGGGATACATTGGAAATAAAGGCTGAAGGGAAAGACGAAAAAGAGGCTGTAAAGTCTCTGGTGGACTTAATAAAAACCAAGTTTAATGAATAG
- a CDS encoding DUF5317 domain-containing protein — protein MIIEALGLSLIVGKLRKGKIKNLGFFRIRGSGFIFFSFIINIASILIAKQENFLSIFINENFIYIRGLAYILLLIGIGLNIEELGMKIIFAGTILNFICIIFNKGKMPVAINEMNGSYFLEQIRILKENKLLTHTFANSSTNLYYLSDIIPISKPYFFPKMISIGDILISLGIFILIQKWMINKRFNSFGKNIEI, from the coding sequence ATGATAATAGAAGCTCTGGGACTTTCATTAATTGTGGGGAAATTAAGAAAAGGTAAGATTAAAAATTTAGGTTTTTTTCGTATAAGGGGAAGTGGTTTTATTTTTTTTAGTTTTATTATTAATATTGCAAGTATACTGATTGCAAAACAGGAAAATTTTTTATCAATATTTATTAATGAAAATTTTATATACATACGCGGATTAGCTTATATTCTTCTTCTCATAGGTATCGGGCTTAATATTGAAGAGTTAGGAATGAAAATAATTTTTGCCGGTACAATTCTTAATTTTATATGTATCATTTTTAATAAAGGGAAAATGCCCGTTGCAATAAATGAAATGAATGGTTCATATTTTTTGGAACAAATAAGGATTCTCAAAGAAAATAAGTTATTAACTCATACTTTTGCTAATAGTAGCACTAATCTTTACTATTTAAGTGATATAATACCTATTTCTAAACCTTATTTTTTTCCTAAAATGATAAGCATAGGAGACATATTGATTTCTTTGGGTATATTTATATTGATTCAAAAATGGATGATAAATAAGAGATTTAATTCATTTGGGAAGAATATTGAAATATAA
- a CDS encoding OadG family protein, whose amino-acid sequence MSEGLRLLLYGMITTFFILIVFYFLIKLLNKIFPEK is encoded by the coding sequence ATGTCTGAAGGGTTAAGGTTGCTTTTATATGGAATGATTACTACTTTTTTTATACTTATTGTGTTTTATTTTTTAATAAAATTGTTGAATAAGATTTTTCCGGAAAAATAA
- a CDS encoding sodium ion-translocating decarboxylase subunit beta yields MEQLLVGIEALTIKQIAMFIIGGTLIFLAIKKGYEPMLLLPIGFGAILANIPVVPGIAGIASNEGVLGILKNAGITTELFPALMFVAVGAMVDFTPLLQMPSMLFFGAAAQFGIFMTILFALMLGFNIKEAASIGIIGAADGPTSIFVASKFAKHLLGPISVAAYSYMSLVPIIQPAIIKLLTTKEERKIRMEYKEVKVSKTVKILFPICVTIVAGIIAPISVTLIGLLMFGNLIRECGVVERLSQTAQNELANLVTILLGITIGSTMTADAFINVRTGMIMALGLFAFVFDTAGGVLFAKFLNLFVKKKYNPMVGAAGISAFPMSARVIQRLAKEADPTNFVLMQAVGANVSGQIGSIIAGSVVIALLS; encoded by the coding sequence TTGGAACAATTATTAGTAGGAATCGAAGCTCTGACCATTAAGCAGATAGCAATGTTTATTATCGGAGGTACACTTATATTCCTTGCCATAAAAAAAGGCTATGAACCGATGCTTCTTCTTCCTATAGGATTTGGCGCTATTTTAGCTAATATTCCCGTGGTTCCCGGTATTGCAGGAATAGCAAGTAACGAAGGGGTTCTTGGAATACTTAAAAATGCAGGAATAACCACCGAACTGTTTCCGGCTTTGATGTTTGTTGCAGTAGGTGCAATGGTTGATTTTACTCCTCTTCTTCAAATGCCGTCAATGTTATTCTTTGGAGCCGCTGCTCAATTCGGAATATTCATGACCATATTGTTTGCACTTATGTTAGGATTTAATATTAAAGAAGCTGCCTCTATAGGAATAATAGGTGCGGCAGATGGACCTACTTCCATATTTGTTGCCAGCAAATTTGCTAAGCATCTCTTAGGGCCTATTTCTGTGGCGGCTTATTCTTATATGTCATTGGTTCCTATTATCCAGCCGGCAATTATAAAACTTCTTACTACAAAGGAAGAAAGAAAAATAAGAATGGAATATAAAGAAGTAAAGGTTTCGAAGACGGTTAAAATATTATTTCCAATATGTGTAACTATTGTGGCGGGAATTATTGCACCAATAAGCGTAACTTTAATAGGACTTTTGATGTTTGGAAATTTGATAAGAGAATGCGGAGTGGTGGAAAGGCTTTCCCAAACTGCTCAAAACGAATTAGCAAATTTAGTTACTATTTTATTAGGAATCACAATAGGTTCTACCATGACTGCAGACGCTTTCATAAATGTTAGAACGGGAATGATAATGGCATTAGGTTTGTTTGCTTTTGTATTCGATACAGCAGGAGGAGTACTTTTTGCAAAATTTTTAAATTTGTTTGTTAAGAAGAAATACAATCCGATGGTCGGGGCGGCAGGGATTTCTGCTTTTCCTATGTCCGCAAGAGTTATTCAGAGATTAGCTAAAGAAGCGGATCCTACAAATTTTGTTTTGATGCAGGCGGTAGGCGCCAATGTATCGGGGCAGATTGGTTCTATAATAGCCGGAAGTGTAGTAATAGCACTTCTTTCTTAG
- the dapF gene encoding diaminopimelate epimerase: MRFTKMVAAGNDFIIFNGFEYTIKDYEKLALRCCDRHFSVGGDGIMICEKSSWADIKMVYYNSDGSEGEMCGNGIRCFAKYVYENELIDIKTFTIETLSGIKTVELETDKDNKVTSVKVNMGYPIFESTQIPVDINKKKVLLENLNIGDKKIQFSSVLVGVPHTVIFVDNIKEIDINNVGRKIELNKIFPKKTNVNFVEIIDKGHINIYTWERGAGRTLGCGTGSCASVVIGNILGKLNKKVEVNMEGGKIQVCLNDNYDIYMKGSAETICIGEFLNL, translated from the coding sequence ATGAGATTTACTAAAATGGTAGCAGCCGGGAATGATTTTATTATATTTAATGGATTTGAATATACCATAAAGGATTATGAAAAATTAGCCTTAAGATGTTGCGACAGACATTTTAGTGTAGGCGGAGATGGAATAATGATCTGCGAAAAAAGCAGTTGGGCTGATATAAAAATGGTATATTATAACTCAGACGGTTCAGAAGGTGAAATGTGTGGGAATGGAATAAGATGCTTTGCAAAATATGTTTATGAAAATGAGCTGATAGATATTAAGACATTTACAATAGAGACATTATCAGGTATTAAAACCGTAGAATTAGAAACAGACAAGGATAATAAAGTAACATCAGTGAAGGTTAATATGGGTTACCCTATATTTGAAAGCACTCAGATTCCTGTAGATATTAACAAGAAAAAAGTTTTGCTGGAAAATTTAAACATCGGTGATAAGAAAATTCAATTTTCTTCAGTACTTGTGGGAGTTCCTCATACGGTCATATTTGTGGATAATATAAAAGAGATAGACATAAATAATGTCGGAAGGAAAATAGAATTGAACAAAATATTTCCCAAGAAAACGAATGTGAATTTTGTAGAAATAATTGATAAAGGTCATATAAACATATATACATGGGAGAGAGGCGCGGGGAGGACGTTGGGCTGCGGAACGGGTTCCTGTGCCAGCGTAGTTATAGGAAATATTCTTGGAAAATTAAACAAGAAGGTGGAAGTTAATATGGAAGGAGGAAAAATTCAGGTATGCTTAAATGATAATTATGATATATACATGAAAGGCAGTGCAGAAACCATATGTATCGGAGAATTTTTGAATTTATAA
- a CDS encoding sugar-binding transcriptional regulator, whose product MRKIIDDKRLLIKCSVMYYMQYKTQNEISNILGISRPTVSRLLKEAKDEGIVKIQIQDFKENYNHFERLEDEIERKYGLLEVIIVNDENDENTLKQELGKATARYLERILKNKDIVGVSMGTTLKEIYKFVSSESKVDATFIPLIGGVGQIGIELHANQIVMDLSRAFKGKFKLLHAPAVISDINIKENFEKEKSLKEVINYIYKANVAIVGIGAPTETSTLMATGYFDAAYMKNIKKLKAVGDICLQFFDIDGNYEKFPDNKKVFGIELQKLKNIDRVIGVAGGNEKSESIIGAIKGKYINVLITNYSCAKKINEFV is encoded by the coding sequence ATGAGAAAAATTATAGACGATAAGAGATTATTAATTAAATGCAGTGTAATGTACTATATGCAGTATAAAACCCAAAATGAAATATCTAATATTCTTGGTATTTCAAGGCCGACTGTTTCGAGGCTTTTAAAGGAGGCAAAAGATGAAGGTATTGTAAAAATACAGATACAGGATTTTAAGGAGAATTATAATCATTTTGAACGATTAGAAGATGAAATTGAAAGAAAGTATGGACTTTTGGAAGTTATAATAGTAAATGATGAAAATGATGAAAATACTCTAAAACAGGAGCTTGGCAAAGCAACCGCAAGATATTTGGAAAGAATATTAAAGAACAAAGATATTGTGGGTGTATCAATGGGTACAACATTGAAAGAAATATATAAATTCGTCAGCAGCGAATCCAAAGTTGACGCCACATTTATACCGTTAATTGGCGGAGTGGGTCAAATAGGTATAGAACTGCATGCTAATCAGATTGTTATGGATTTATCAAGAGCTTTCAAGGGAAAATTCAAATTGCTTCATGCACCGGCTGTAATTTCAGATATAAATATAAAAGAAAATTTTGAAAAAGAAAAAAGTTTGAAAGAAGTTATAAATTATATCTATAAAGCGAATGTCGCTATAGTTGGTATCGGTGCGCCCACAGAAACCTCAACCCTTATGGCAACGGGATATTTTGATGCAGCATATATGAAAAATATAAAAAAACTTAAAGCAGTCGGTGATATTTGTCTGCAATTCTTTGATATTGATGGTAATTATGAAAAATTTCCTGATAACAAAAAAGTATTTGGAATAGAACTTCAAAAACTTAAAAATATCGATAGAGTTATAGGCGTAGCTGGGGGAAATGAAAAATCAGAATCAATCATTGGCGCAATAAAGGGCAAATATATAAATGTGCTTATAACAAATTATAGTTGTGCAAAAAAAATAAATGAATTTGTTTAA
- a CDS encoding transcriptional regulator GutM, which yields MANLAILAFVLIGVQFGLSYFQFRDYRNKIKELSKKGTIGIGIKKGNIRQGSITILACDEKGIITDCTEMKGRTVFSRFKENHDYVGQDVHTLKNKLENQSTKVKSSLLKAVESIENQVINKQVNLF from the coding sequence ATGGCTAATTTGGCTATTTTGGCATTTGTACTAATCGGAGTTCAGTTTGGACTATCCTATTTTCAATTTAGAGACTATAGGAATAAAATAAAAGAATTAAGCAAGAAAGGTACAATAGGTATAGGTATAAAAAAAGGAAATATAAGACAAGGAAGTATAACTATCCTTGCCTGTGATGAAAAGGGTATCATTACAGATTGTACGGAAATGAAAGGTAGAACCGTATTTTCGCGATTTAAAGAAAATCATGATTATGTTGGACAAGATGTACATACTTTAAAAAACAAATTAGAAAATCAAAGTACAAAAGTAAAAAGTTCATTATTAAAAGCCGTTGAATCAATTGAAAATCAAGTTATAAACAAGCAAGTAAACCTTTTCTAA
- the srlA gene encoding PTS glucitol/sorbitol transporter subunit IIC, giving the protein MNALAHGAQAFIGLFQKGGEQFVNNITGILPTLIVLMTAVNAVVKLIGEERVQKLAQSATKNFITRYTVFPLLSVFFLTNPMCYTFGKFLKEKYKPAFYDSAVSFVHPITGLFPHANAAELFVYMGIANGIRKLGFGLGDLAIRYFIVGIIVILIRGIVTEKITSIMISRKNVKRNSENVKVTA; this is encoded by the coding sequence ATGAATGCATTAGCTCATGGTGCTCAGGCATTTATTGGCCTGTTTCAAAAGGGAGGTGAACAATTTGTAAACAACATCACTGGTATTCTTCCGACTTTAATAGTTTTGATGACAGCAGTAAATGCAGTAGTCAAATTAATCGGAGAAGAAAGAGTACAAAAGTTAGCACAATCTGCGACAAAAAATTTTATCACAAGATATACCGTTTTCCCATTGTTATCGGTATTTTTCTTGACTAACCCGATGTGTTATACATTTGGAAAATTTCTAAAAGAAAAATATAAACCGGCATTTTACGATTCTGCAGTATCGTTTGTTCATCCGATTACAGGTCTTTTCCCTCATGCAAATGCAGCCGAATTGTTTGTTTATATGGGGATTGCAAACGGAATCAGAAAATTAGGATTCGGTCTCGGTGATTTGGCAATAAGATATTTTATAGTAGGTATTATAGTAATTCTCATAAGAGGTATTGTGACCGAAAAAATAACATCCATTATGATAAGCAGGAAAAATGTAAAACGCAATTCAGAAAATGTTAAAGTAACTGCATAG
- the srlE gene encoding PTS glucitol/sorbitol transporter subunit IIB gives MYRTIKIEKGNDGWGGPLILKPTEKKHIILNVTGGGISPISKRISELSGADVVDGFKTGVDDESEILVAVVDCGGTARCGVYPKKGIMTVNITPVGQSGPLAQYMKESNYVSGVKNENIQLFEDAPEESYAVNSDDKTDTKAKTYDSHEEKTNILTKIGKGTGKVVGIFYQAGRETIDSVIKNILPFMAFVSLIVGIILKTGIGNWIAKTISPYAGSLPGLLIISVICAIPILSPLLGPGAVIAQIVGVLVGTEIGLGHIPPQYSLPALFAIDAQAGCDFIPVGLSLGEAKPETIEIGVPAVLFSRLITGPIAVLIAYAFSIGLYAHR, from the coding sequence ATGTACAGAACCATTAAAATCGAAAAGGGCAATGATGGATGGGGAGGACCTCTTATATTAAAACCTACAGAAAAAAAACATATAATCTTAAATGTAACAGGTGGAGGGATATCTCCAATTTCTAAAAGAATCTCCGAATTATCCGGTGCCGATGTTGTAGACGGATTTAAGACAGGAGTGGATGATGAATCCGAAATTCTCGTAGCTGTTGTTGATTGCGGCGGCACAGCAAGGTGTGGAGTTTATCCCAAAAAAGGTATAATGACAGTTAATATTACTCCGGTAGGTCAATCAGGACCTTTAGCACAATACATGAAAGAAAGCAATTATGTGTCAGGTGTAAAAAATGAAAATATTCAACTATTTGAGGATGCTCCTGAAGAATCCTATGCAGTAAATAGCGATGATAAAACCGATACAAAAGCAAAAACGTATGATTCTCATGAGGAGAAGACAAATATTTTAACCAAAATAGGTAAGGGTACCGGAAAGGTTGTAGGAATATTTTATCAAGCCGGCAGAGAGACAATAGATTCCGTGATCAAGAACATACTTCCATTTATGGCATTTGTATCACTGATTGTAGGAATTATACTTAAAACCGGCATTGGAAACTGGATTGCAAAGACAATATCACCATATGCGGGATCATTACCCGGATTACTTATTATATCAGTAATTTGTGCAATTCCCATACTTTCACCCTTACTCGGACCAGGTGCAGTTATAGCTCAAATAGTCGGAGTACTTGTGGGAACGGAAATCGGATTGGGGCATATACCCCCTCAGTATTCTCTTCCGGCTTTATTTGCAATAGATGCGCAAGCAGGATGTGATTTTATACCTGTAGGTCTAAGTCTTGGTGAAGCAAAACCCGAGACTATAGAAATAGGCGTACCCGCGGTATTGTTTTCAAGACTTATAACCGGACCGATAGCAGTACTTATTGCATATGCCTTTAGCATTGGATTATATGCCCATAGATAA
- a CDS encoding PTS glucitol/sorbitol transporter subunit IIA: MKYKSTITGLGEMVTDSLKSGFVIIFNDNAPKEIAEISILHTIEKFDSEIEVGDLFIIGNKKYKVTAVGDEANKTFKQLGHCTLKFSGSPDVKLPGQIELKGEDMPNVKIGDFIEIL, translated from the coding sequence ATGAAGTATAAATCAACAATAACAGGACTTGGTGAAATGGTTACGGATTCTTTAAAATCGGGTTTTGTAATCATTTTTAATGATAATGCTCCGAAAGAAATAGCTGAAATATCAATTTTACATACTATAGAAAAATTTGATTCAGAAATAGAAGTCGGAGATTTATTTATAATCGGTAATAAAAAATATAAGGTTACCGCAGTTGGAGATGAAGCAAATAAAACATTTAAACAGTTAGGACATTGTACACTAAAATTCAGCGGCAGTCCGGATGTTAAACTTCCCGGGCAGATTGAACTTAAAGGTGAAGATATGCCGAATGTTAAAATCGGTGATTTTATAGAAATATTATAA